The following proteins are co-located in the Sphingopyxis sp. YR583 genome:
- a CDS encoding sugar kinase produces the protein MIKAPASIACFGEIVMRVSVPHGELPLQSARFEAHAGGAEANVAVALAALGRKTAMISAVPEGPIGDGVLGELRRHGVDVASVLRPAGRMGLYYYLPGGPMRPPEVVYDRAGSAFAEAGPADWNWDRLLGDAGWLHVSGVTPALGPRSAEAVLEAVTRARAGGIGVSFDGNWRGRLWERWQRDPAAILKPIVAQATLLFGNHRDAGLLLGQEFSGEGPDRRREAALALLDRFPSLEYIASTAREIVGPDVHRITARIDTRDDSGASDPVVVAPVIDRVGTGDAFAAGVLDGLWQGKGLVDAARNGLALSVLKHGIRGDFAPFSRPVVDRLSHVAQDIAR, from the coding sequence ATGATCAAAGCGCCCGCGTCCATCGCCTGTTTCGGCGAGATCGTCATGCGCGTCTCTGTGCCGCACGGCGAGCTTCCGCTGCAATCGGCGCGGTTCGAAGCGCATGCTGGCGGTGCCGAGGCGAATGTTGCCGTCGCGCTTGCCGCGCTCGGCCGCAAAACGGCGATGATCAGCGCCGTACCCGAAGGACCGATCGGCGACGGTGTCCTTGGTGAACTGCGTCGTCACGGCGTCGACGTTGCGTCAGTGCTTCGCCCTGCGGGCCGTATGGGGCTCTATTATTACCTTCCCGGCGGCCCGATGCGGCCCCCCGAAGTCGTTTATGATCGTGCGGGATCGGCTTTCGCCGAGGCCGGACCAGCGGACTGGAACTGGGATCGTCTGCTCGGCGACGCTGGCTGGCTGCATGTGTCGGGCGTGACCCCCGCGCTTGGGCCGCGGAGTGCCGAAGCGGTGCTCGAAGCCGTGACACGCGCGCGGGCAGGGGGGATCGGCGTGTCGTTCGACGGCAACTGGCGCGGTCGCCTTTGGGAGCGCTGGCAGCGCGATCCCGCGGCAATATTGAAACCGATCGTCGCGCAAGCGACGCTATTGTTCGGCAATCACCGTGACGCGGGGTTACTCCTCGGACAGGAATTTTCGGGTGAAGGTCCGGATCGGCGGCGTGAGGCGGCGCTGGCGCTGCTTGATCGCTTCCCCTCGCTCGAATATATCGCATCGACAGCGCGCGAGATTGTCGGTCCGGACGTGCACCGGATCACGGCGCGTATCGATACCCGCGACGACAGCGGGGCAAGCGACCCGGTCGTCGTCGCGCCGGTGATCGACCGGGTCGGAACCGGCGATGCGTTCGCGGCCGGGGTTCTCGACGGCCTGTGGCAGGGGAAGGGGTTGGTGGACGCCGCGAGAAATGGCCTCGCGCTGTCGGTGCTCAAACATGGCATCCGCGGCGATTTTGCGCCATTTTCGCGACCTGTCGTCGACCGGCTATCGCATGTCGCACAGGATATTGCGCGCTGA
- a CDS encoding MaoC family dehydratase yields MIQREMAIVKAGRRPPVHDSARGYLPSDASARRPMETFMSKSLFLDDLQIGQQWHGGPIKMTEADIIRFAREYDPQPMHIDPETAADGRFGGIIASGWHVASVVMRDFVENAPFGDTPLLGLKIDDLQWRLAVRPGDVLHIVREVIDIAPSRSKPDRGVLTMRMTVTNQDDVVVMSFVNLMQMPVRPGA; encoded by the coding sequence ATGATCCAGCGCGAAATGGCGATTGTGAAAGCCGGACGCCGCCCGCCTGTCCACGATTCGGCGCGAGGCTATCTTCCTTCCGATGCAAGCGCACGACGACCAATGGAGACTTTCATGTCCAAGTCCCTCTTTCTCGACGATCTGCAAATCGGCCAGCAATGGCATGGTGGTCCGATCAAGATGACCGAGGCTGACATCATCCGGTTCGCACGCGAATATGATCCCCAACCAATGCACATCGATCCGGAGACGGCTGCGGACGGCCGTTTTGGTGGTATCATCGCCAGCGGCTGGCATGTTGCGTCGGTCGTGATGCGCGATTTCGTGGAAAACGCGCCCTTCGGCGACACGCCCCTGCTCGGGCTCAAGATCGACGATCTGCAGTGGCGCCTCGCGGTGCGCCCCGGCGACGTCCTGCACATTGTGCGCGAAGTGATCGACATCGCCCCGTCCCGGAGCAAGCCCGACCGCGGTGTGCTCACGATGCGGATGACCGTGACCAATCAGGACGACGTGGTGGTGATGTCGTTCGTCAATCTGATGCAAATGCCGGTTCGGCCTGGAGCCTGA
- a CDS encoding 2-keto-4-pentenoate hydratase encodes MSKISPPRSAPDPVAALLDARLSGHALPAFPAPVPTTLAEAYAIQRRLIAALDAPVLGWKVGRIPPPLIAALGAERVAGPVLRIAELDGVVAGDAAIFRGGAGAIEAEVMLRLRAVPDGRVTGSDDGAAWIDDVRAGFEIASSPAPDVHDHAPYGIIADIGINNGLLLGPSLDFADFQTLTVETQVERVTVGTGRAIDVLDGPWGSLNFLVDLHRRGVIELKPGQWISAGAITGVHPIVIGQTATARFGAATDIACIAVTETGFRK; translated from the coding sequence ATGTCGAAGATTTCGCCTCCACGGTCCGCGCCTGACCCGGTTGCTGCATTGCTCGATGCCCGCCTGTCGGGCCATGCGCTGCCTGCCTTTCCCGCGCCGGTGCCGACGACGCTCGCCGAAGCTTATGCGATACAACGGCGTCTGATCGCCGCGCTCGATGCGCCGGTACTCGGCTGGAAGGTTGGGCGCATTCCGCCGCCGCTGATCGCGGCGCTGGGCGCCGAGCGGGTCGCCGGGCCGGTGTTGCGTATCGCCGAACTCGACGGCGTGGTTGCGGGCGATGCGGCGATCTTCCGAGGCGGTGCGGGCGCGATTGAGGCCGAAGTGATGCTCCGTCTGCGGGCCGTGCCCGACGGACGGGTAACCGGGAGCGACGATGGCGCTGCATGGATTGACGACGTTCGCGCGGGTTTCGAGATTGCAAGCTCCCCAGCACCCGACGTGCACGATCATGCCCCCTATGGCATCATTGCCGACATCGGGATCAACAACGGCCTGCTGCTCGGCCCATCGCTCGATTTCGCCGATTTCCAGACGCTCACGGTCGAAACGCAAGTCGAGCGTGTGACGGTGGGGACGGGGCGCGCGATCGACGTGCTTGACGGACCCTGGGGTTCGCTCAATTTCCTCGTGGATCTCCATCGTCGCGGCGTGATCGAACTAAAGCCCGGGCAATGGATTTCGGCGGGCGCGATCACCGGGGTGCACCCCATCGTCATCGGCCAGACGGCAACCGCCCGTTTCGGTGCGGCCACCGATATCGCCTGCATCGCCGTCACGGAAACCGGATTTCGCAAATGA